In Mixophyes fleayi isolate aMixFle1 chromosome 4, aMixFle1.hap1, whole genome shotgun sequence, the following proteins share a genomic window:
- the SLC39A1 gene encoding zinc transporter ZIP1, whose amino-acid sequence MEYLLQVKLGCLFGLLLLTLFFGLVPSRVKCFQATAGRETHQMWLSFISCIAGGVFLAACLLDVVPDFLSDMKETLQKEQITTDFPLPEFVIGIGVLLVLIVERIVLECSHGMTEETTPLLTGTAHSPAEPDHSPGHSHNNRVRDVEHSKHHFHVDFNAHSSFRCFILMMSLSLHSVFEGISIGLQNQQSEVLQIAIAILVHKSIIAVSLSLLLMQSNVQTRWFVLSIVMFSLMSPLGIGIGIGVMQNEASGSSLVQCVLEGLAAGTFIYITFLEILPHELNSNKWRLPKVIFIVLGFSGMAGLRFLG is encoded by the exons ATGGAGTACTTGCTCCAAGTAAAGTTGGGCTGCTTGTTTGGACTGCTTCTCCTCACCCTGTTTTTTGGCTTGGTGCCGTCCAGGGTGAAATGTTTCCAAGCCACAGCTGGAAGAG AGACGCATCAAATGTGGCTGAGCTTTATCAGCTGCATAGCAGGGGGAGTGTTCTTAGCTGCCTGTCTGCTGGATGTTGTTCCCGACTTCCTAAGTGACATGAAGGAGACACTACAGAAGGAACAAATAACA acCGATTTCCCTCTCCCAGAATTCGTCATAGGAATTGGTGTCCTCCTGGTCCTCATTGTAGAACGCATTGTCCTGGAATGCAGTCATGGGATGACCGAAGAGACCACCCCACTATTAACTGGCACTGCCCACTCTCCAGCTGAACCCGACCATTCCCCTGGCCACTCCCACAATAACAGAGTTCGTGACGTTGAACACTCAAAACACCACTTCCATGTAGACTTCAATGCTCACTCCTCCTTCCGTTGCTTTATCCTCATGATGTCGCTATCGCTACATTCAGTATTTGAAGGGATTTCCATTGGACTACAGAATCAACAATCTGAGGTTCTACAAATAGCCATTGCTATTCTCGTCCATAAGAGTATAATTGCTGTCAGCCTGTCCTTGCTGTTAATGCAGAGTAACGTGCAGACCCGATGGTTTGTGCTTTCCATTGTCATGTTTTCACTCATGTCACCCCTTGGAATTGGTATAGGAATTGGGGTGATGCAGAATGAAGCCAGTGGGAGCAGCCTGGTTCAGTGTGTATTAGAGGGTTTGGCTGCTGGTACTTTTATCTACATAACTTTTCTAGAGATCTTGCCACATGAACTAAACTCTAACAAATGGCGCCTGCCTAAAGTCATTTTCATTGTGCTGGGGTTCTCTGGAATGGCAGGACTGAGGTTTTTAGGGTGA